The following proteins are co-located in the Rheinheimera salexigens genome:
- the zapD gene encoding cell division protein ZapD, translating to MTELIYEHPLNEKVRTYLRVEHLFNQLQQLLALENEWQQQAYFNTLFDLIEILDRNDIRPDLIKDVERCETALVAWSSHPSVSDDKLQVMLQQAVKLQSDLLRSTKFIASLKQDKFLSPLRQRFSIPGGACYFDMPQLQYWIHLDIDYRQQMANEWYQQLSLVQQAIDFVLSFIRERGHFEPIIADNGFYQSNTDKYELLRLSYPIDAGVYPTVSGNKYRYAIRFMQLCDETGRNNSTDSQQFKLACC from the coding sequence ATGACAGAGCTGATTTACGAACACCCATTAAATGAAAAAGTACGCACTTACTTACGGGTCGAGCATTTATTTAATCAGCTGCAACAATTGTTGGCTTTAGAAAACGAATGGCAACAACAAGCGTATTTTAATACCTTGTTCGATTTAATTGAAATACTTGACCGCAACGATATTAGACCCGACTTAATAAAAGACGTAGAACGCTGCGAAACCGCTTTAGTTGCTTGGTCTAGCCACCCTTCTGTGTCTGACGATAAACTGCAAGTTATGCTACAACAAGCGGTTAAGTTGCAAAGCGATTTACTGCGCAGCACTAAGTTTATTGCCAGTTTAAAACAAGATAAGTTTTTATCACCACTGCGGCAACGCTTCTCTATCCCCGGCGGTGCCTGCTATTTTGATATGCCGCAATTGCAATATTGGATCCATCTTGACATTGACTACCGCCAACAAATGGCTAACGAATGGTATCAACAGCTAAGCCTAGTGCAACAAGCCATAGATTTCGTACTTAGCTTTATCCGCGAACGCGGCCATTTTGAGCCTATAATAGCCGATAATGGCTTCTACCAAAGCAATACCGACAAATATGAACTACTACGCTTAAGTTACCCCATAGACGCCGGTGTTTACCCAACGGTCAGTGGAAATAAATACCGCTACGCCATCCGTTTTATGCAACTCTGCGACGAAACCGGCCGTAATAACAGCACCGATAGCCAACAATTCAAACTCGCCTGCTGTTAA
- the coaE gene encoding dephospho-CoA kinase (Dephospho-CoA kinase (CoaE) performs the final step in coenzyme A biosynthesis.) yields the protein MSQYIVGLTGGIGCGKTTVTNLFSDLGVQHVDADVIARDVVKPGTACLAAIAEQFGPSMLLADGSLNRPALRQHIFTDATAKTWLEQLLHPAIRQQLLTYLAACSSDYVLLVAPLLLENNLQLYCHRVLVIDLPEALQLSRTLARDQVSEQQVAAIMAAQLSREDRLAQADDVIVNDSTLEQLLPQVQLLHKRYLQLAAAAKNMTSDNS from the coding sequence ATGAGCCAATATATTGTAGGCCTAACCGGTGGTATTGGTTGTGGTAAAACTACCGTCACTAACCTGTTTAGCGATTTAGGCGTGCAACATGTTGATGCTGATGTTATTGCCCGTGATGTAGTTAAACCCGGCACTGCCTGCTTAGCGGCGATTGCCGAGCAATTTGGCCCTAGTATGTTGTTAGCTGATGGCAGCTTAAATCGGCCAGCGCTTAGGCAACATATATTTACCGATGCGACTGCAAAAACTTGGTTAGAGCAATTATTACACCCAGCTATTCGCCAGCAATTATTAACTTATCTAGCAGCTTGTAGTTCAGATTATGTGTTATTAGTCGCGCCGTTATTACTGGAAAATAATTTGCAGCTGTATTGCCACCGGGTATTAGTTATCGATTTACCTGAAGCTTTGCAACTAAGCCGAACTTTAGCCCGGGATCAGGTGTCAGAGCAACAAGTGGCAGCCATAATGGCAGCCCAGCTATCTAGAGAAGACCGGTTAGCTCAAGCCGATGATGTTATCGTTAATGACAGTACGCTAGAGCAGTTATTACCGCAGGTGCAACTGCTGCATAAACGTTATTTACAACTGGCTGCTGCCGCTAAAAATATGACTTCTGATAACTCTTAA
- the pilB gene encoding type IV-A pilus assembly ATPase PilB — translation MAVTATSTLLKRLTQLGLVDSDKTLKMITEKGSQYKNLPELLITEKLITSAILADAAAKISLTTQFDLDHYDSSLVPEDLRNEKLVRKTNMLPLGKRGRSMFLAVVDPTDIQTIEDCEFNTGLNAEVVVVDFTKLSKLIDTVFDNSFNQEFGHTEWDLGSLGIEDKADDDFVGVETDKDDQPIISFINKMLLDAIRKGASDLHFEPYEKMYRIRFRIDGILNEVANPPVELATRLSARLKVMSRLDIAEKRVPQDGRIKLKLSAKKSIDFRVSTLPTIWGEKIVMRILDSDSAMLGIDVLGYEPEQKALYLAALNQPQGMILVTGPTGSGKTVSLYTGLAILNTEQTNISTAEDPVEINLAGVNQVQVNPRAGLTFSSALKSFLRQDPDVVMVGEVRDLETAEIAIKAAQTGHLVLSTLHTNSAPETLTRLLNMGVPAYNVASSVSLIIAQRLARRLCSHCKKPEQLPEAELLKQGFLPEQLGKITIFKPVGCDNCTSGYKGRVGIYEVMPITPKMADIIMQGGNSIDISKQAQLEGINNLRQSGLIKAAAGMTSLAEINRVTQG, via the coding sequence ATGGCAGTTACAGCAACGTCGACTCTGTTAAAACGCTTAACTCAACTTGGTTTAGTTGATTCAGATAAAACCTTAAAAATGATTACCGAAAAAGGTAGTCAATATAAAAACTTGCCTGAGTTATTAATAACTGAAAAATTAATCACCAGCGCTATTTTAGCGGATGCTGCTGCCAAAATAAGCTTAACCACCCAATTCGATTTAGACCATTATGACAGTAGCCTAGTGCCTGAAGATTTGCGCAATGAAAAACTGGTGCGCAAAACAAATATGCTACCACTAGGTAAACGTGGCCGCAGTATGTTTTTAGCCGTAGTAGACCCAACTGATATCCAAACCATTGAAGACTGTGAGTTTAATACTGGCTTAAATGCTGAAGTAGTCGTGGTCGATTTTACCAAACTTTCAAAACTTATCGATACAGTTTTTGATAATAGCTTTAACCAAGAATTTGGTCATACCGAATGGGATTTAGGCTCTTTAGGTATAGAAGATAAAGCTGACGATGACTTTGTCGGTGTAGAAACCGATAAAGATGACCAGCCGATTATTAGTTTTATCAATAAAATGTTGCTCGATGCTATTCGTAAAGGCGCCTCAGATTTACACTTTGAACCTTATGAAAAAATGTACCGCATTCGCTTTCGTATCGATGGTATTTTAAATGAGGTGGCTAACCCGCCAGTGGAGCTTGCCACAAGGCTATCAGCGCGATTAAAAGTCATGTCGCGTTTAGATATTGCCGAAAAACGAGTGCCACAAGATGGCCGGATTAAGTTAAAACTTTCGGCCAAAAAGTCCATCGATTTTCGGGTAAGTACCCTGCCGACGATTTGGGGCGAGAAAATTGTAATGCGTATTCTCGACTCTGATAGCGCTATGCTCGGTATCGATGTACTCGGTTATGAACCGGAACAAAAAGCCTTATATTTAGCCGCCTTAAATCAGCCACAAGGTATGATTTTAGTTACTGGCCCAACGGGTTCGGGTAAAACCGTATCGCTATATACTGGCCTAGCCATTTTAAATACCGAACAAACTAATATTTCTACTGCTGAAGATCCAGTAGAAATTAACTTAGCCGGTGTAAACCAAGTGCAAGTTAACCCCCGTGCTGGCTTAACGTTTTCCTCGGCATTAAAATCGTTTTTACGTCAAGATCCTGATGTAGTGATGGTGGGTGAGGTGCGGGATTTAGAAACTGCTGAAATTGCCATTAAAGCCGCCCAAACCGGCCACTTAGTGTTATCTACCTTGCACACTAACTCGGCACCAGAGACCTTAACTCGATTACTCAATATGGGTGTTCCGGCCTATAACGTCGCCAGTTCGGTATCTTTAATCATCGCGCAACGCTTAGCGCGGCGTTTATGTAGCCATTGCAAAAAGCCCGAGCAGTTACCGGAAGCTGAGTTACTGAAACAAGGTTTTCTTCCCGAGCAACTAGGTAAAATAACCATATTTAAACCGGTAGGTTGCGATAACTGTACTAGCGGCTATAAAGGCCGAGTCGGTATTTATGAAGTAATGCCTATTACACCGAAAATGGCCGATATTATTATGCAAGGCGGTAACTCAATTGATATTTCTAAACAAGCCCAATTAGAAGGCATTAACAATTTACGTCAATCTGGGTTAATAAAGGCTGCAGCCGGCATGACTAGTTTGGCTGAAATAAACCGAGTAACCCAAGGTTAA
- a CDS encoding retropepsin-like aspartic protease family protein, with translation MQEPTPQTAGNSSHNNRRINSSKGFAKGFSIIAWLLLMAMLYLFFQDAIDAQLNPNQQLNSSIGTKGEVRTVLIRNRAGHYVGTALVNQHPIDFMLDTGATTVAITVEAARQLGMPQGQAMQVNTANGLTTAYRSQIAQLQLGDIILYNIPASIVPNLAGTEILLGMSALKQLEFHQQGNQLTLIQHN, from the coding sequence ATGCAAGAGCCAACACCGCAAACTGCTGGCAATAGCAGTCACAATAATAGGCGTATTAACAGCAGCAAGGGCTTTGCTAAAGGCTTTTCTATAATCGCTTGGTTATTGTTAATGGCTATGCTGTATTTGTTTTTTCAAGACGCCATTGATGCCCAGCTTAATCCCAATCAGCAATTAAACAGTAGCATTGGCACTAAAGGCGAAGTCCGCACGGTACTAATTCGCAATAGAGCCGGCCATTATGTTGGCACCGCCTTAGTTAACCAGCACCCTATCGACTTTATGCTCGACACCGGCGCCACTACGGTGGCCATTACTGTCGAAGCAGCACGCCAACTGGGCATGCCACAAGGCCAAGCCATGCAAGTGAACACTGCTAATGGTTTAACAACCGCCTATCGCAGCCAAATTGCCCAACTACAATTAGGCGACATTATTTTGTATAATATTCCAGCCAGCATAGTGCCTAATTTAGCCGGTACCGAGATTTTGTTGGGCATGAGCGCGCTAAAACAGTTAGAATTCCACCAACAAGGTAATCAACTTACCCTAATTCAGCACAACTAA
- the pdhR gene encoding pyruvate dehydrogenase complex transcriptional repressor PdhR, with translation MADFKIKPAKLSDRIVEQLENMMLEGSFAPGQRLPAERELAEKFAVSRPSLREAIQKLEAKGLVNRRQGGGTYVSENLTQGLTDPLFELIARHPESQFDLLEFRHALEGICAYYAALRGTTADFAQIKRYYDAICDAQQLTDLDSEAKAVGNFHLAVAEASHNVVLLHLVRGLMPLVEKNIRINLDSLQHKEGIVGQLNQHRQRLMQAVINGEPEQARQASNGHLAFIEEALLEIGKERSRIERSLRRTQQS, from the coding sequence ATGGCAGACTTTAAAATTAAACCCGCTAAGCTTTCCGATAGGATAGTTGAACAGCTTGAAAACATGATGCTTGAGGGCAGCTTTGCTCCTGGCCAAAGGTTGCCGGCTGAGCGCGAGTTAGCAGAAAAGTTTGCGGTGTCTCGTCCTTCATTACGTGAAGCGATCCAGAAGTTAGAAGCTAAGGGCTTAGTGAACCGCCGCCAAGGTGGTGGTACTTATGTCAGTGAAAATTTAACTCAGGGCTTAACGGATCCGCTGTTTGAATTAATTGCTCGGCATCCAGAATCGCAGTTTGATTTGCTAGAGTTTAGGCATGCCTTAGAAGGAATTTGTGCTTATTACGCCGCGTTACGCGGTACAACGGCCGATTTTGCCCAGATTAAACGTTATTATGATGCTATTTGTGATGCACAGCAGTTAACGGATTTAGACAGTGAAGCTAAGGCGGTGGGTAATTTTCATTTAGCCGTGGCCGAAGCGTCGCATAATGTGGTGTTGCTGCATTTAGTTCGCGGTTTAATGCCATTAGTTGAAAAGAATATACGTATCAATTTAGACAGCTTGCAGCATAAAGAAGGCATTGTTGGCCAATTAAATCAGCATCGTCAGCGGTTAATGCAGGCGGTGATTAACGGCGAGCCGGAACAGGCGCGTCAGGCCAGTAATGGCCATTTAGCCTTTATTGAAGAAGCGTTGTTAGAGATAGGCAAAGAGCGGTCGCGCATTGAGCGGTCACTGCGGCGCACTCAGCAAAGCTAA
- a CDS encoding DUF1294 domain-containing protein, with product MHLTGTVFFWRDDKGFGFIVAEPSQEKYFFHIRDLNLQDGAMNIAPIADSTPPITAITKTAANKVKEQVKEYRPKVGDRLNFQQGTDKQGRRIAAPWQPSAECLAQASIAAIKQDGATSSATSSKQQAKNAYNKPSLNHSQQQNINIQHTKEIALFFRLGFFVLFIIAVLFGTLPYLLPILYLEASLFTYWLYRSDKQAAIARQRDRLPEQSLQLFSLIGGWPGAYIAQKKLSHKSSKWLFQREFALIILANTLLVIWLISSRGQDFFGQFAFFAS from the coding sequence ATGCATTTAACGGGTACAGTGTTTTTTTGGCGTGACGATAAAGGCTTTGGTTTTATCGTTGCTGAGCCAAGCCAAGAAAAGTATTTTTTTCATATCCGCGATCTTAACTTGCAAGATGGCGCGATGAATATCGCGCCGATAGCAGATAGCACACCGCCAATTACCGCTATAACTAAAACCGCAGCTAATAAAGTGAAAGAGCAAGTGAAAGAGTACCGGCCAAAGGTTGGTGATCGGCTTAACTTCCAGCAAGGTACCGATAAACAAGGTCGGCGTATAGCTGCACCTTGGCAACCTTCGGCAGAATGCTTAGCACAAGCAAGTATTGCTGCAATTAAACAGGATGGTGCTACATCCTCTGCTACAAGCAGCAAGCAGCAAGCCAAAAACGCTTATAACAAACCAAGCCTGAATCATAGCCAGCAGCAAAACATCAATATTCAACACACTAAAGAAATTGCGCTGTTTTTCCGTTTGGGCTTTTTTGTGTTGTTTATCATCGCAGTATTATTTGGCACCTTACCGTATTTATTGCCCATACTGTATTTAGAAGCCAGTTTATTTACTTATTGGTTATACCGTAGCGATAAACAAGCCGCTATTGCTCGACAACGGGATCGTCTACCCGAACAAAGTTTACAATTGTTTAGTTTAATTGGCGGTTGGCCAGGTGCGTATATCGCCCAGAAAAAACTTAGTCATAAAAGCAGTAAATGGTTATTTCAACGCGAATTCGCCTTAATCATCCTCGCCAATACCTTATTAGTTATCTGGTTAATATCTAGCCGCGGCCAAGATTTTTTCGGTCAGTTCGCCTTTTTTGCAAGTTAA
- the nadC gene encoding carboxylating nicotinate-nucleotide diphosphorylase: protein MQTHYTDLLQDEIERSVSAALAEDLGFLSMAEGDITASLIPPAQQADATIITREDCVICGVAFVDQVFKQLSQDIKVNWQVQDGDHVSADTVLCTLTGPARILLTGERSALNFLQLLSGTATQTARYVAFLAGFHTKLLDTRKTIPGLRFGQKYAVNCGGGTNHRLGLFDAFLIKENHIAAAGSITNAVASAKQNFPGKPVEVETENLDEFSQALAAGADIIMLDNFSLSDIEQAVKLNNGNNDGPAKLEVSGNITSERLTELAKTGVDYISSGALTKHVQAIDLSMRLKVSV, encoded by the coding sequence ATGCAAACACATTATACCGATTTACTACAAGACGAAATTGAACGCAGCGTTAGCGCAGCACTGGCCGAAGACTTAGGCTTTTTATCTATGGCCGAAGGTGATATTACCGCATCGCTAATCCCGCCTGCGCAACAAGCCGATGCCACTATTATTACCCGCGAAGACTGCGTTATTTGCGGCGTCGCTTTTGTCGATCAAGTGTTTAAGCAACTTAGCCAAGATATAAAGGTTAATTGGCAAGTACAAGATGGCGACCACGTTAGTGCCGATACCGTGCTCTGCACCCTAACCGGCCCCGCTCGTATTTTACTGACTGGTGAGCGCAGCGCGTTAAACTTTTTACAGCTATTAAGCGGTACTGCCACACAAACGGCGCGTTATGTGGCGTTTTTAGCTGGTTTTCATACCAAGTTACTCGACACCCGTAAAACCATTCCCGGCTTACGTTTTGGCCAAAAATACGCCGTTAATTGTGGCGGCGGTACTAATCATCGCTTAGGCTTATTTGATGCCTTTTTAATTAAAGAAAATCATATCGCCGCAGCCGGCTCTATCACCAATGCCGTAGCCAGCGCTAAGCAAAATTTTCCAGGTAAACCCGTTGAAGTGGAAACTGAAAACCTAGACGAATTTAGCCAAGCCTTAGCCGCCGGTGCCGATATTATTATGCTAGATAACTTTAGCCTAAGTGATATTGAGCAAGCGGTTAAGCTGAACAATGGCAACAATGACGGCCCAGCTAAATTAGAAGTCTCCGGCAATATCACCAGCGAACGCTTAACTGAATTGGCTAAAACCGGTGTTGATTATATTTCTAGCGGCGCCTTAACTAAGCATGTGCAAGCGATCGATTTGTCGATGAGACTGAAGGTGAGTGTTTAG
- a CDS encoding pilin, whose protein sequence is MKKVQQGFTLIELMIVVAIIGILAAVALPAYREYVATSYGGQAMKGISAFATKTQACIQTGIGCTTLAAEIGSEPNLTATPAVEEAKNTVLAWENAGCKLSATIDANGTLTYTMVISTIGTAKATVQQCQKGAGLPITA, encoded by the coding sequence ATGAAAAAAGTACAACAAGGTTTTACCCTAATTGAATTAATGATCGTTGTTGCGATCATTGGTATTTTAGCTGCAGTAGCATTACCGGCTTACCGTGAATACGTTGCTACATCTTACGGCGGCCAGGCTATGAAAGGTATCTCAGCATTTGCCACTAAGACACAAGCTTGTATCCAAACAGGTATTGGCTGCACCACTTTAGCAGCTGAAATCGGATCAGAGCCTAACCTAACTGCTACTCCTGCTGTTGAAGAAGCTAAGAACACAGTTCTAGCATGGGAAAATGCAGGCTGTAAATTAAGTGCAACTATTGATGCTAATGGTACATTAACTTATACTATGGTAATTTCAACTATAGGTACAGCAAAAGCCACTGTTCAGCAATGTCAGAAAGGTGCAGGTTTACCAATAACTGCTTAA
- the ampD gene encoding 1,6-anhydro-N-acetylmuramyl-L-alanine amidase AmpD, protein MNSMTKTAPSQPTFRQSPHCDARPADTVVSVLVIHNISLPAGQFAPNPEQHAYVDDLFMGTLDTTAEPGFTDLAGLKVSAHCVIWRDGRVFQYVPFAKRAWHAGVSQFDGRERCNDFSIGIELEGTDNLPYTDAQYQSLIMLTKQIMQFYPAITPQRIIGHSDIAPGRKTDPGPAFDWARYQTAIKEFTL, encoded by the coding sequence ATGAATTCAATGACAAAAACAGCACCTAGTCAGCCAACTTTTCGGCAAAGCCCACATTGCGATGCCCGACCCGCAGATACGGTGGTGAGTGTGTTGGTGATCCATAATATTAGCTTACCGGCTGGGCAATTTGCGCCTAACCCAGAACAACATGCCTATGTTGATGACTTATTTATGGGGACTTTAGATACGACTGCCGAGCCGGGTTTTACTGATTTAGCCGGGCTTAAGGTGTCGGCACATTGTGTAATATGGCGCGATGGTCGAGTGTTTCAATATGTGCCTTTTGCTAAGCGGGCTTGGCATGCTGGAGTGAGCCAATTTGACGGCCGTGAGCGCTGTAATGATTTTTCTATTGGCATAGAATTAGAAGGTACGGATAATTTGCCTTATACTGATGCTCAGTATCAAAGCTTAATTATGCTGACAAAACAAATTATGCAATTTTATCCGGCGATTACACCACAACGTATTATTGGCCATAGTGATATTGCCCCTGGACGAAAAACCGATCCGGGTCCAGCTTTTGATTGGGCTCGTTATCAAACCGCTATTAAGGAGTTTACCCTATGA
- a CDS encoding prepilin peptidase: MAELTLLLQQNPALFIVAAGLISLIVGSFLNVLIYRLPKMMELDWQAEYQAYFVTAEQTDDVAQASSSTPANNDKAARFNLAVPRSTCPMCNARIKAYDNIPVVSWLLLKGKCRSCKTPISLRYPIIESLTAVLAMVVAWQLGFGLPALLMIFLTWGLIALTFIDIDKMLLPDQLTLPLLWLALLFSLTDSAMVNPSQAIVGAAAGYLSLWSVYWLFKLLTGKEGMGYGDFKLLAVFGALLGWQQLPLIILLSSVVGAVVGITLLTIQGKDKATPIPFGPYIAAAGWIAILWGEQLTNLYLNYIGIY, translated from the coding sequence ATGGCAGAATTAACTTTATTACTGCAACAAAATCCGGCGCTATTTATTGTCGCTGCCGGCTTAATTAGTTTAATAGTTGGCAGTTTTTTAAATGTGCTAATTTATCGTTTGCCAAAAATGATGGAGTTAGACTGGCAAGCAGAGTATCAAGCCTATTTTGTTACCGCCGAACAAACTGACGATGTAGCACAAGCATCTAGCTCAACACCGGCAAATAACGACAAAGCAGCACGGTTTAATTTAGCCGTGCCCCGCTCTACCTGCCCGATGTGTAATGCGCGGATTAAAGCTTATGACAATATTCCTGTTGTTAGTTGGTTGTTACTGAAGGGTAAATGTCGCAGTTGTAAAACCCCAATTAGCTTACGTTACCCGATTATAGAAAGCTTAACCGCAGTGTTGGCTATGGTAGTGGCTTGGCAATTAGGCTTTGGCTTACCTGCACTATTAATGATTTTTTTAACCTGGGGCTTAATTGCTTTAACTTTTATTGATATCGATAAAATGTTATTGCCAGATCAGCTCACCCTACCGCTGTTATGGCTAGCGTTATTATTTAGCCTAACTGATTCAGCTATGGTTAACCCCAGCCAAGCTATCGTTGGCGCCGCTGCCGGTTATTTAAGTTTATGGTCTGTATATTGGCTATTTAAGCTACTTACTGGCAAAGAAGGCATGGGTTATGGCGATTTTAAATTATTAGCCGTTTTTGGTGCGCTATTAGGCTGGCAACAATTACCGTTAATTATTCTATTATCTTCAGTGGTTGGGGCTGTGGTGGGAATCACACTATTAACCATTCAAGGTAAAGATAAAGCTACACCCATTCCTTTTGGCCCTTATATCGCCGCCGCAGGCTGGATTGCCATACTGTGGGGCGAGCAGTTAACTAATCTTTACCTAAACTATATAGGAATATATTAG
- a CDS encoding type II secretion system F family protein translates to MAQADNIKIKQLDVYNYKGVSRRGSKVSGELKGASVAEVKALLRQQGITPSGVKKKPRSLFGDGKSITAADIALVTRQIATMLGAGVPLVQSVDLIASGSDNKNLRNLMQKISVKIQAGIPLSEVLREHPKHFDELYCDLVKSGESSGALDSIFDRIAIYKEKAEALKSKIKKAMFYPAAVLVIAGIVTSILLIFVVPQFAEIFAGFGAELPAFTQLVLRISEIMQAYWWVVLFALIAFGYSIKRAYGGNLKFRTWMDGLILKAPVIGNILNKAAVARYARTLSTTFAAGVPLIEALESAAGASGNEVYKNAILYIREEVSSGNPMYIAMKQTKRFPEMVVQMVAIGEESGALDSMLSKVANIYEQEVDDAVDGLTALLEPMIMAVLGVLVGGLIIAMYLPIFQMGAII, encoded by the coding sequence ATGGCTCAGGCAGATAACATAAAAATAAAACAGCTTGATGTATATAATTATAAGGGTGTTAGTCGCCGCGGTAGTAAAGTTAGCGGTGAATTAAAAGGTGCTAGTGTTGCCGAAGTTAAAGCGCTACTGCGTCAACAAGGCATTACCCCTTCTGGGGTAAAGAAAAAACCACGCTCATTATTTGGCGACGGTAAAAGCATTACCGCTGCCGATATTGCTTTAGTTACCCGGCAAATTGCTACCATGCTCGGTGCCGGTGTGCCGTTAGTGCAATCCGTTGATTTAATTGCTTCTGGTTCTGATAATAAAAATTTGCGTAATTTAATGCAAAAAATATCAGTGAAAATTCAAGCTGGTATCCCGTTATCTGAAGTCCTGCGCGAACACCCAAAGCATTTTGATGAATTATATTGCGATTTAGTAAAATCGGGTGAGTCTTCAGGTGCCTTAGATAGTATTTTTGATCGCATCGCTATTTATAAAGAAAAAGCCGAAGCATTAAAATCAAAAATTAAAAAGGCCATGTTTTACCCAGCGGCTGTATTAGTAATTGCTGGTATTGTTACTTCTATTCTATTAATTTTCGTTGTACCACAATTTGCCGAAATTTTTGCTGGTTTTGGCGCTGAATTACCCGCCTTTACCCAACTGGTATTAAGAATATCTGAAATAATGCAAGCCTATTGGTGGGTGGTATTGTTTGCCTTAATCGCTTTTGGCTATAGTATTAAAAGAGCTTATGGCGGTAATCTAAAATTTCGAACCTGGATGGATGGTTTAATTCTTAAAGCACCAGTAATTGGCAATATTTTAAATAAAGCCGCTGTGGCGCGTTATGCCCGCACATTATCCACTACTTTCGCTGCTGGTGTGCCGTTAATTGAAGCTTTAGAGTCTGCCGCCGGTGCCTCGGGTAACGAAGTGTATAAAAATGCTATTTTATATATTCGCGAAGAGGTTTCTTCGGGTAACCCAATGTATATAGCCATGAAACAAACTAAGCGCTTTCCAGAAATGGTAGTGCAAATGGTGGCCATTGGTGAAGAGTCTGGTGCCTTAGATAGTATGTTATCAAAGGTAGCTAATATTTATGAACAAGAAGTGGATGACGCGGTAGATGGTTTAACGGCATTATTAGAGCCTATGATAATGGCAGTATTAGGCGTGTTAGTTGGTGGCTTAATTATTGCTATGTACTTACCTATTTTCCAAATGGGTGCAATTATTTAA
- the ampE gene encoding regulatory signaling modulator protein AmpE: MTLISMLLALIIERLAVRSDAWQASGYLRAYVRLSASSGLSKLASHRIGQYIWLALPGAVLALVLCLLDSHLVSLVVNTLVLLLAIGCWHYRQLYKHYLNAMERGDEEAGFLAMQQIRQDSGSREQSSYGQVLVWLNFQYYAAVVFWFLVAGVFGVITYALVRHLQQQKGQYNVEVSASADSDVEFDTDSDDDELAAKQAPEQVSYQTSEQAEAYFRCVPADSKAVGIVAHWLNWFPARLFGLGFALVGHFSRATSTLLSYFLDFTADNELVITEVAAAAEPMPELVVNTIEESGHMLQLAKRNMLFFLALTAMLTLAGWLA; this comes from the coding sequence ATGACGTTAATCAGTATGCTGTTAGCACTTATAATAGAGCGCTTAGCAGTACGCAGTGATGCTTGGCAAGCCAGTGGCTACTTAAGAGCCTATGTGCGCTTAAGTGCCAGCTCGGGTTTAAGCAAGTTAGCATCGCATCGTATCGGCCAGTATATTTGGTTAGCCTTACCGGGTGCTGTATTGGCTTTAGTGTTGTGCTTATTAGACAGCCATTTAGTTAGCTTAGTGGTTAATACCCTAGTGTTATTGTTGGCCATTGGTTGCTGGCACTATAGACAGCTATATAAGCACTATTTAAATGCTATGGAGCGCGGCGACGAAGAAGCCGGTTTTTTAGCGATGCAACAAATTAGACAAGATAGCGGCAGCCGCGAGCAAAGTAGTTATGGCCAAGTACTAGTGTGGTTAAATTTTCAATATTATGCCGCTGTAGTGTTTTGGTTTTTGGTTGCCGGTGTATTTGGCGTTATTACTTATGCCTTAGTAAGGCATTTACAGCAGCAAAAAGGCCAATATAACGTTGAAGTAAGCGCTAGCGCTGACTCAGATGTTGAATTTGATACTGATTCAGATGATGATGAATTAGCCGCTAAGCAAGCCCCTGAGCAAGTAAGCTACCAAACTAGCGAACAAGCAGAAGCTTACTTCCGATGTGTACCTGCAGATAGTAAAGCGGTAGGTATAGTGGCGCATTGGTTAAATTGGTTTCCAGCGCGTTTGTTTGGTTTAGGTTTCGCTTTAGTGGGGCATTTCTCACGAGCAACCTCTACCTTATTAAGCTATTTTTTGGATTTTACGGCCGACAACGAGCTAGTAATAACCGAAGTAGCCGCTGCAGCTGAGCCCATGCCAGAGCTAGTGGTAAATACGATAGAAGAAAGCGGCCATATGCTGCAGTTAGCCAAGCGCAACATGCTGTTCTTTTTAGCCTTAACCGCCATGCTTACCTTAGCGGGTTGGTTAGCTTAA